The genomic region ATGGTGCCGTGGTAATCCAGATGATCGCGCGACAGGTTGGTCATCACTGCCACATCGAAGGCCAGCGCGGTTACGCGGCCCTGATCCAGCCCATGGGAAGAGACTTCCATGGCCACGGCTTTGGCACCGGCCTTTTTCAGATCGGCGAGGGTCGCTTGCACTGCAATCGGATTCGGCGTGGTGTGCAGGCCGCTTTCCAGCGCGCCGTAGAAACCGGAGCCCAAGGTGCCGACGATGCCGCAGTGTTGCCCGAGCAAGTCGAGTGCCTGCGCGACCAATTGAGTCACGCTGGTTTTACCGTTGGTGCCGGTCACGCCGATCAGGTTCAAGTGACGGCTCGGGTCGCCATAAAAGCGCCCCGCGATGTCCGACAGCTGCGCCGCCAGGCCTTTGACCGGAATCAGCGGCACGTCGGTAATCGGCAGCACGGTCGCGCCTTCGACTTCATAAGCCACGGCGGCAGCACCGCGCTGCAAGGCGTCGGCGATGTGCGCACGACCGTCAAACTTGCCGCCTGGGACCGCAAGGAACAAATCGCCTGCCCGTACGTTACGGCTGTCCAGCGCCAGTTCGCGGATCAACAGATCATGACCGGCATGGGCGAAAATCTTGTTCAGGCTCAGCGACATCAGCCGCGCCCTCCATTAGCTTTCAGCGGAACGACCGGTGCGGCGTTCGCTTGTTGAGTGGCTGGCAGGTTGTCCGGGGTGATGTTCATCAGGCGCAGAGTCCCGGACATCACTTTGCTGAACACCGGCGCCGATACCAGACCACCGAAGTAACCGGCCTTGGTCGGTTCATCGATCACCACCACGATCGCGTAACGCGGGTCGCTCATCGGGCCGAAACCGGCGAACAGCGAGCGGTAGGAGTTCTCGGCGTAGCCTTTGGTTCCGACCGACGTTTTACGCGCGGTACCCGACTTGCCACCCACGTGATACGCCGGCACCTGCGCACGGAATACGCCGCGCGGCGCTTCGATCACTTGTTGCAGCATCCCTTGCATGGTTTTCGCGACGGCTTCCGGCAGCACCTGAGTGGTTTGCGGCGCTTTGTCGGTTTTGATCAGGGTCAACGGTGCGAGACGACCGTTGTTGGCCAGGGCCGAAAAGGCGTGGACCAACTGGATCGCGGTCACGGAAATACCGTAGCCGTAGGACAGCGTGGCGGTTTCAGCCTTGCGCCATTCGCGGTAGTTCGGCAGGTTGCCAACGCGCTCGCCCGGGAAACCCAGGCCGGTGTCCTGGCCGAGGCCGACTTTCTGTGCCAGACGGAAAATCGTTTCGCCGCCGATATCGAACGCGACCTTGCTCATGCCGACGTTACTGGAGTTGATCAGAATACCGGTCAGGTCGAGCACCGGACCTTCGGTCTTGGACACGTCCTTGATGGTGTATTTACCGATCTGCAAGCTGCCCGGGTACACCTCGACGGTGTCGCTCGGTTTCCAGCGCCCGGTTTCGATCGCGGCGCTCATGGAAATCGCTTTCATGGTCGAACCCGGCTCGAACACGTCAATCATCGCGCGGTTGCGCATCATCGCCGGTTGCAGGTTGCGACGGTTGTTCGGGTTGTAGGTCGGCTGGTTGACCATGGCGAGGATCTCGCCGGTCTTCACATCCATGATCACCAGGCTACCGGCCTTGGCGCCGTTCTCGATGATCGCGTTGCGCAGTTCGCGGTTGGCCAGGTATTGCAGACGCAGGTCAATCGACAACGCCAAGGGCTTGCCGGCCTTGGCGTTTTTGGTGACCTGGACATCTTTGATGAGCCGGCCGCGCCGGTCCTTGATGACCTGTCGCTTGCCGGGCACCCCGGCCAGCCATTCGTCGTAGGCCAGCTCGACGCCTTCGCGTCCGTGATCGTCGATATCGGTAAAGCCGACCATGTGGGCGGTGACTTCACCGGCCGGGTAGAAACGCCGGAATTCTTCGATGCCATAAACCCCCGGTACTTTCAGATCGAGCACAGCCTGGCCCTGCTCAGGCGTCAGCCCGCGCACCAGATAAATGAACTCTTTGTTGGCCTGGGCTTCGAGACGTTCGGCCAGGGCCTTCGGGTCCTGCCCCAACGCGGCCGCCAGTGCTGGCCATTTCTCTTTGGCCAGCTGCATTTCCTTGGCGTTGGCCCACAGAGTGGTGACCGGGGTACTCACGGCCAACGGCTCGCCGTTACGGTCGGTGATCAGACCACGGTGAGCCGGAATCGGAATATGACGAACACTGCGCGCGTCGCCCTGACCTTTAAGGAAGTCACGGTCGACCACTTGCAGATCAATGATGCGCCAGGAAATCGCCGCCACCATGATGCCGAGCAAGCCCAGCACCACACGGAACCGCCATGGAAAAAGTGCACCTTCAAGTTTCATCATGGCGCCACCATCTGCACTTCAGCGGCGCCAGGAATGCGCATTTTCAACTGTTCGGTCGCCAGCACTTCGATACGGCTGTGGGCAGTCCAGGTGCTCTGTTCGAGAATCAACCGCCCCCACTCCGCCTGCGCCTTGTCGCGCACGCTCAATTCGTTGTACAGCGAATTCAACAGCTGACGGTTCCAGTGCGCGCTATAGGACACGCCAATGGCCGACACGAGCACGCCGATAAATAGCAGCAGCATGAAAAAGCTTCCGCCTGGAAGTGGCTTGGCGAAAAGCTTACTCACCGCAGCTTCTCCGCGACGCGCATGATGGCGCTACGGGAACGTGGGTTGGCTTTGAGTTCGGCCTCGGAGGCGGACTGCGCTTTGCCATGGACTTTGATTTTCGGTTCGAAGGCAACGTGACGTACCGGCAGGTTGCGCGGCAGGTTGTCGGCTTCGCCTTTCACCAGTTTGCGCATGAACAGTTTGACGATGCGGTCTTCCAGCGAATGGAAACTGATCACCACCAGGCGACCACCGACCTCCAGACATTCCAGCGCGGCTTCGAGACCGGTTTCCAGATCGCCCAGTTCGTTGTTGACGTGAATACGCAGCCCCTGGAATGCACGGGTAGCCGGATTCTTGCCCTTTTCCCACGCTGGGTTGGCGACTTTCAACACTTCAGCCAGATCGGCAGTGCGCTCGAACGGCTTGATGTCGCGACGCTCGGCCACGGCACGCGCCATGCGGCCGGAGAAACGTTCTTCGCCGTATTCCTTGAACACCCGGGCGATTTCTTCCACCGGCGCGGTGTTGACGAACTCGGCGGCGCTGATCCCGCGGGACGGGTCCATGCGCATGTCCAACGGGCCGTCGTTGAGAAAGCTGAAACCGCGCTCAGGGTCGTCGAGCTGCGGCGAAGAGACGCCGAGGTCAAGCAGAACGCCGCTGACCTTGCCGGCCAGACCGCGTTCGGCGACTTCCGAACCGAGCTCGGCAAAGCTGCGCTGCACAACGACAAAGCGGCCGTCTTCGGCCGCTAGCGTTTGCCCGGTGGCAATCGCTTGAGGATCCTTGTCGAACCCGAGCAACCGACCATCAGGCCCGAGCTTGCTGAGGATCAACCGGCTGTGTCCGCCGCGTCCGAACGTGCCGTCCAGATAGCAGCCATCAGGACGTACGGCGAGAGCCTCGACGGCTTCGTCAAGCAGTACGGTGATGTGGTTAAAGCCGCTATCAATAGTCACAGGATTAAATCACGCAGTTCATCAGGCATGGCGCCCGGTTGTTGAATAGCAGCCAGGTCAGCGGCAGAAACCGCATTCCAGGCATCCTCGTCCCACAATTGGAACTTGTTCAGTTGGCCTACCAACATTGCGCGCTTATCCAACTTGGCATATTCGCGAAGACGCGGCGGAACCAGAAAACGACCACTGCCATCGAGCTCGAGGTCGACGGCATTACCAATCAGTAAACGTTGCAGGCGGCGGTTTTCTTCGCGAAGCGAAGGCAGCGCGCGCAGTTTTGTTTCGATAACTTCCCACTCATCGAGGGGATAAACACACAAACACGGATCAACGGCATCGATGGTGACGATTAATTGACCGGAACTACGCGAAACGAGCTCGTCACGGTACCGGCTCGGCATGGCGAGACGGCCCTTTGCATCGAGACTGATAGCGTTAGCTCCGCGAAACACGTCAGCGTTTCTCCAAATATTAGCGTTTTGCGCTCAAAAAACCCACTTCATGCCACTTTCCGCCACTTGCGCACACTATAGGAATGCGCCCACCACACCGTCAAGGCGCGGATAGAAGGAAAAGCCTTACAGAACGGAGATTTAGGAGCGTAAAAGGAGGGGAAACGAGAATCTGACGGGTGAATTTGTTCAATAACTTGAATCAGCACAGAAGGCTGCGTTCAGAAGTTAAAGTAGTTTGTTAAGAGTAAGATTTTTTCGGTATTACAAAAGCGCTTCTGCTATTGATTCAGCAGGGAGGGGAATTGCCATTACGCATATCGCTGCCAATGATTGAAGCAGAGAAGAAAAAAGGTGGAGAGTCGATCTGTAAGCCGGGTTCTGTCTTGAACAGTCATTCGTCTACGATGGCCATCACTGGACATCTTTAGCAACCTACCCGGTCCCAGCGCGGGCCACGCCTTGGGACCCTATTTGGTCTTGCTCCAAGTGGGGTTTACCTAGCCACGAACTGTTGCCAGACGTGCGGTGCGCTCTTACCGCACCTTTTCACCCTTACCGGCGCCGAAGCGCTTAGGCGGTTATTTTCTGTGGCACTTTCCGTAGGCTCACGCCTCCCAGGCATTACCTGGCACTTCGCCCTATGGAGCCCGGACTTTCCTCCCCCCCCTAATTTTCATAGAGGGCAGCGACTGTCCGATCGACTCTCCGCCGCGAAGGTTAACGGCAGAGCGGCCGAAGAACAAGCGCTAAAAGCCTCTGCCCGGCGTTGCGCGTCGCTTTTTTACTCGCCCTTCTGCTTATCCAGCGCCACCTGATAGAGC from Pseudomonas sp. GGS8 harbors:
- a CDS encoding penicillin-binding protein 2, which encodes MKLEGALFPWRFRVVLGLLGIMVAAISWRIIDLQVVDRDFLKGQGDARSVRHIPIPAHRGLITDRNGEPLAVSTPVTTLWANAKEMQLAKEKWPALAAALGQDPKALAERLEAQANKEFIYLVRGLTPEQGQAVLDLKVPGVYGIEEFRRFYPAGEVTAHMVGFTDIDDHGREGVELAYDEWLAGVPGKRQVIKDRRGRLIKDVQVTKNAKAGKPLALSIDLRLQYLANRELRNAIIENGAKAGSLVIMDVKTGEILAMVNQPTYNPNNRRNLQPAMMRNRAMIDVFEPGSTMKAISMSAAIETGRWKPSDTVEVYPGSLQIGKYTIKDVSKTEGPVLDLTGILINSSNVGMSKVAFDIGGETIFRLAQKVGLGQDTGLGFPGERVGNLPNYREWRKAETATLSYGYGISVTAIQLVHAFSALANNGRLAPLTLIKTDKAPQTTQVLPEAVAKTMQGMLQQVIEAPRGVFRAQVPAYHVGGKSGTARKTSVGTKGYAENSYRSLFAGFGPMSDPRYAIVVVIDEPTKAGYFGGLVSAPVFSKVMSGTLRLMNITPDNLPATQQANAAPVVPLKANGGRG
- the mraZ gene encoding division/cell wall cluster transcriptional repressor MraZ, coding for MFRGANAISLDAKGRLAMPSRYRDELVSRSSGQLIVTIDAVDPCLCVYPLDEWEVIETKLRALPSLREENRRLQRLLIGNAVDLELDGSGRFLVPPRLREYAKLDKRAMLVGQLNKFQLWDEDAWNAVSAADLAAIQQPGAMPDELRDLIL
- the ftsL gene encoding cell division protein FtsL, whose translation is MSKLFAKPLPGGSFFMLLLFIGVLVSAIGVSYSAHWNRQLLNSLYNELSVRDKAQAEWGRLILEQSTWTAHSRIEVLATEQLKMRIPGAAEVQMVAP
- the rsmH gene encoding 16S rRNA (cytosine(1402)-N(4))-methyltransferase RsmH; amino-acid sequence: MDSGFNHITVLLDEAVEALAVRPDGCYLDGTFGRGGHSRLILSKLGPDGRLLGFDKDPQAIATGQTLAAEDGRFVVVQRSFAELGSEVAERGLAGKVSGVLLDLGVSSPQLDDPERGFSFLNDGPLDMRMDPSRGISAAEFVNTAPVEEIARVFKEYGEERFSGRMARAVAERRDIKPFERTADLAEVLKVANPAWEKGKNPATRAFQGLRIHVNNELGDLETGLEAALECLEVGGRLVVISFHSLEDRIVKLFMRKLVKGEADNLPRNLPVRHVAFEPKIKVHGKAQSASEAELKANPRSRSAIMRVAEKLR